A region from the Coffea eugenioides isolate CCC68of chromosome 9, Ceug_1.0, whole genome shotgun sequence genome encodes:
- the LOC113781985 gene encoding 7-methylxanthosine synthase 1 isoform X2 → MELQEVLRMNGGEGDTSYAKNSAYNHLVLNKVKPVLEQCIRELLRANLPNINKCIKVADLGCASGPNTLLTVRDIVQSIDKVGQEKKNELERPTIQIFLNDLFQNDFNSVFKLLPSFYRKLEKENGRKIGSCLIGAMPGSFYSRLFPEESMHFLHSCYCLHWLSQVPSGLVTELGISTNKGSIYSSKASRLPVQKAYLDQFTKDFTTFLRIHSEELFSHGRMLLTCICKGVEFDALNAIDLLEMAINDLVVEGHLEEEKLDSFNLPVYIPSAEEVKCIVEEEGSFEILYLETFKVLYDAGFSIDDEHIKAEYVASSVRAVYEPILASHFGEAIIPDIFHRFAKHAAKVLPLGKAFYNNLIISLAKKPEKSDM, encoded by the exons ATGGAGCTCCAAGAAGTCCTGCGGATGAATGGAGGCGAAGGCGATACAAGCTACGCCAAGAATTCAGCCTACAAT CATCTGGTTCTTAACAAGGTGAAACCTGTCCTTGAACAATGCATACGAGAATTGTTGCGGGCCAACTTGCCCAACATCAACAAGTGCATTAAAGTTGCGGATTTGGGATGCGCTTCTGGACCAAACACACTTTTAACAGTTCGGGACATTGTCCAAAGTATTGACAAAGTTGGCcaggaaaagaagaatgaattAGAACGTCCCACCATTCAGATTTTTCTGAATGATCTTTTCCAAAATGATTTCAATTCGGTTTTCAAGTTGCTGCCAAGCTTCTACCGCAAACTTGAGAAAGAAAATGGACGCAAAATAGGATCGTGCCTAATAGGGGCAATGCCTGGCTCTTTCTACAGCAGACTCTTCCCCGAGGAGTCCATGCATTTTTTACACTCTTGTTACTGTCTTCATTGGTTATCTCAG GTTCCTAGCGGCTTGGTGACTGAATTGGGGATCAGTACGAACAAAGGGAGCATTTACTCTTCCAAAGCAAGTCGTCTGCCCGTCCAGAAGGCATATTTGGATCAATTTACGAAAGATTTTACCACATTTCTAAGGATTCATTCGGAAGAGTTGTTTTCACATGGCCGAATGCTCCTTACTTGCATTTGTAAAGGAGTTGAATTCGACGCCCTGAATGCCATAGACTTACTTGAGATGGCAATAAACGACTTGGTTGTTGAG GGACATCTGGAGGAAGAAAAATTGGATAGTTTCAATCTTCCAGTCTATATACCTTCAGCAGAAGAAGTAAAGTGCATAGTTGAGGAGGAAGgttcttttgaaattttataCCTGGAGACTTTTAAGGTCCTTTATGATGCTGGCTTCTCTATTGA CGATGAACATATTAAAGCAGAGTATGTTGCATCTTCCGTTAGAGCAGTTTACGAACCCATCCTCGCAAGTCATTTTGGAGAAGCTATTATACCTGACATATTCCACAGGTTTGCGAAGCATGCAGCAAAGGTTCTCCCCTTGGGCAAAGCCTTCTATAATAATCTTATCATTTCTCTCGCCAAAAAGCCAGAGAAGTCAGACATGTAA
- the LOC113781985 gene encoding 7-methylxanthosine synthase 1 isoform X1, translating into MELQEVLRMNGGEGDTSYAKNSAYNHLVLNKVKPVLEQCIRELLRANLPNINKCIKVADLGCASGPNTLLTVRDIVQSIDKVGQEKKNELERPTIQIFLNDLFQNDFNSVFKLLPSFYRKLEKENGRKIGSCLIGAMPGSFYSRLFPEESMHFLHSCYCLHWLSQVPSGLVTELGISTNKGSIYSSKASRLPVQKAYLDQFTKDFTTFLRIHSEELFSHGRMLLTCICKGVEFDALNAIDLLEMAINDLVVEGHLEEEKLDSFNLPVYIPSAEEVKCIVEEEGSFEILYLETFKVLYDAGFSIDDNYPVRSHVQVYSDEHIKAEYVASSVRAVYEPILASHFGEAIIPDIFHRFAKHAAKVLPLGKAFYNNLIISLAKKPEKSDM; encoded by the exons ATGGAGCTCCAAGAAGTCCTGCGGATGAATGGAGGCGAAGGCGATACAAGCTACGCCAAGAATTCAGCCTACAAT CATCTGGTTCTTAACAAGGTGAAACCTGTCCTTGAACAATGCATACGAGAATTGTTGCGGGCCAACTTGCCCAACATCAACAAGTGCATTAAAGTTGCGGATTTGGGATGCGCTTCTGGACCAAACACACTTTTAACAGTTCGGGACATTGTCCAAAGTATTGACAAAGTTGGCcaggaaaagaagaatgaattAGAACGTCCCACCATTCAGATTTTTCTGAATGATCTTTTCCAAAATGATTTCAATTCGGTTTTCAAGTTGCTGCCAAGCTTCTACCGCAAACTTGAGAAAGAAAATGGACGCAAAATAGGATCGTGCCTAATAGGGGCAATGCCTGGCTCTTTCTACAGCAGACTCTTCCCCGAGGAGTCCATGCATTTTTTACACTCTTGTTACTGTCTTCATTGGTTATCTCAG GTTCCTAGCGGCTTGGTGACTGAATTGGGGATCAGTACGAACAAAGGGAGCATTTACTCTTCCAAAGCAAGTCGTCTGCCCGTCCAGAAGGCATATTTGGATCAATTTACGAAAGATTTTACCACATTTCTAAGGATTCATTCGGAAGAGTTGTTTTCACATGGCCGAATGCTCCTTACTTGCATTTGTAAAGGAGTTGAATTCGACGCCCTGAATGCCATAGACTTACTTGAGATGGCAATAAACGACTTGGTTGTTGAG GGACATCTGGAGGAAGAAAAATTGGATAGTTTCAATCTTCCAGTCTATATACCTTCAGCAGAAGAAGTAAAGTGCATAGTTGAGGAGGAAGgttcttttgaaattttataCCTGGAGACTTTTAAGGTCCTTTATGATGCTGGCTTCTCTATTGATGATAATTACCCAGTAAGATCCCATGTCCAAGTATACAGCGATGAACATATTAAAGCAGAGTATGTTGCATCTTCCGTTAGAGCAGTTTACGAACCCATCCTCGCAAGTCATTTTGGAGAAGCTATTATACCTGACATATTCCACAGGTTTGCGAAGCATGCAGCAAAGGTTCTCCCCTTGGGCAAAGCCTTCTATAATAATCTTATCATTTCTCTCGCCAAAAAGCCAGAGAAGTCAGACATGTAA